Proteins co-encoded in one Dendropsophus ebraccatus isolate aDenEbr1 chromosome 9, aDenEbr1.pat, whole genome shotgun sequence genomic window:
- the LOC138801890 gene encoding taste receptor type 2 member 140-like produces the protein MCPDSTVDQNIPETAEMFTALELSKLVTGFLMLAPGTALNFIIIAIYYGDWRRRQRLSPCDQIFLSIALINLAQQGFATHSIFMNIIFSNVLNLRLWLLYVYTIFLTLSYFHFWNTSWLSIYYCLKLVNCSGRHFTWMRSRLSSSMAEILGVTLVVVFLITLPFPWMVEIIPDHNMTRIVTGDLLNTRSPYVTVNLLLGCIFPFFETLICIGLSVTSLLRHVRRMKKSRSEFSSGPQVSGHIRAVRVMTLQAFLNASLQLSASGLILTSLNPGVILDGIFTLILVINPSAEALTLITGNPKLKSRLLRILNIF, from the coding sequence ATGTGTCCTGACTCCACTGTTGACCAGAACATCCCAGAGACGGCAGAAATGTTTACGGCTCTGGAGTTATCGAAGTTGGTCACTGGATTCCTTATGTTAGCTCCAGGAACGGCTCTGAACTTCATCATCATCGCCATCTACTATGGagactggaggaggagacagaggttGAGCCCGTGTGACCAGATCTTTCTCTCCATCGCTCTCATTAACCTGGCCCAGCAGGGCTTTGCCACCCACAGCATCTTTATGAACATCATCTTTAGTAACGTGCTGAACTTGAGGTTGTGGCTTCTGTATGTCTATACCATATTCTTAACTCTGTCCTATTTCCATTTCTGGAATACGTCTTGGCTTTCCATCTATTATTGCCTGAAACTGGTGAACTGCTCCGGCCGTCACTTCACTTGGATGAGGAGCAGGTTGTCTTCTTCCATGGCGGAGATACTCGGGGTAACTTTAGTTGTGGTATTCCTCATTACTCTGCCTTTTCCCTGGATGGTGGAAATAATCCCCGACCACAATATGACCAGAATTGTGACGGGAGACCTACTGAACACCAGATCGCCTTATGTGACAGTCAACTTACTTCTCGGATGTATCTTTCCGTTTTTTGAGACTCTCATCTGCATTGGACTCAGTGTGACGTCTCTTCTGAGACatgtgaggaggatgaagaagagcagATCTGAGTTCTCGTCTGGTCCTCAGGTCTCAGGTCATATTCGGGCAGTTAGGGTCATGACCCTTCAGGCCTTTCTCAATGCTTCTTTGCAACTTTCTGCTAGTGGCCTCATTCTGACTTCCCTCAATCCCGGAGTCATATTGGATGGGATATTTACTCTCATCCTAGTGATAAATCCCTCAGCCGAGGCTCTAACGTTAATCACGGGAAATCCGAAACTAAAAAGCAGGTTATTAAGAATCCTGAACATCTTCTGA
- the LOC138801891 gene encoding taste receptor type 2 member 13-like, producing the protein MDIAEADFSTAAVNIEFVVGLSLNFCILLVYIGNLKNGVSLGPSDKVHLTKSLVNVSLLMMMGAQWAISFLWSYFFLLSEILCWTVTFTVFLIFYNYWLTAVLCVYYCTNITPCSHHAFVWLKRSLSFYLLPTVILEGLGSFAIGFPMLCFCTVEPPGNSTYRSTVIRPTLLNNVLYRSISTILGCFLPLTIALVSTTFTSWSLINHVRRMRQNNGEFTRSKFQTQINATRTMILFLLISLFYCVTQMAFSTIQPNAVVATFIWFVILSYPISEAAIIIRSSVRLRSALLEKVFGRKRRNSEA; encoded by the coding sequence ATGGATATTGCAGAAGCGGACTTTTCGACAGCTGCTGTAAATATAGAATTTGTGGTGGGACTATCCTTAAATTTCTGCATCCTGCTTGTTTATATAGGAAACCTGAAGAATGGCGTCTCTCTGGGCCCATCGGATAAGGTCCACCTCACCAAGTCTCTGGTCAATGTCTCTCTGCTCATGATGATGGGCGCACAATGGGCAATATCTTTTCTTTGGTCGTATTTTTTTCTGTTGAGTGAAATTCTGTGCTGGACTGTAACATTTACTGTATTCCTAATATTTTATAATTATTGGCTAACGGCCGTGCTCTGTGTCTACTACTGCACCAACATCACCCCCTGCAGTCACCACGCCTTTgtttggctgaagaggagtcTCTCGTTTTACTTGCTCCCCACCGTTATTCTAGAGGGACTCGGCTCATTTGCCATAGGTTTTCCCATGTTGTGTTTTTGTACCGTAGAGCCCCCTGGGAACAGCACCTATCGATCTACGGTTATCCGACCCACATTACTTAATAATGTATTGTATCGATCAATATCCACCATCCTGGGCTGCTTCTTACCCCTCACCATCGctcttgtctccaccacattcaCCTCCTGGTCTCTTATCAATCACGTGAGGAGAATGAGGCAGAATAATGGAGAGTTTACCCGATCTAAGTTCCAAACCCAGATAAACGCTACGAGAACCATGATTCTGTTCCTTCTCATTTCTCTTTTCTACTGTGTAACACAAATGGCTTTTAGTACCATCCAACCCAACGCAGTCGTAGCCACATTCATCTGGTTTGTTATCCTATCCTACCCGATATCAGAAGCCGCCATCATCATCCGGAGCAGCGTCAGGCTGAGGAGCGCCCTTCTCGAGAAGGTTTTTGGTAGAAAGAGAAGGAACAGTGAGGCCTGA
- the LOC138801892 gene encoding taste receptor type 2 member 40-like: MDNVELVILVIAVTIEFVVGISLNICILLVYIGNLKNGVSLGPSDKVHLTKALVNVSLHLMMGEQCIISITWPQLSLTNEVLGWNLAINMFLIFYSYWLTAVLCGYYCTNITTCGHQIFVWLKRSLSSHLLHIILVEGLGSFAIGFPTYWFCNTEPPGNSTHQSVVIQSTSHFNVSYRSISSILGCFLPLTIALVATAFTSWSLLKHMWRLRQNNRGFTWSKFQAQINATRTMILFLLVSLFYCVTQMAFTAIQPSAVQDANIVIWFVILSYPISEAAIIIQSSVRLRSALLEKVFGRKRRNGEAET; this comes from the coding sequence ATGGATAACGTAGAACTGGTCATTTTGGTAATCGCTGTAACTATAGAATTTGTGGTGGGAATATCCTTAAACATCTGCATCCTGCTTGTTTATATAGGAAACCTGAAGAATGGCGTCTCACTGGGTCCATCGGATAAAGTCCACCTCACCAAGGCTCTGGTCAATGTCTCTCTGCACTTGATGATGGGTGAACAATGTATAATATCTATTACTTGGCCCCAGTTGTCTCTTACAAATGAAGTTCTGGGCTGGAATTTAGCAATTAACATGTTCTTAATTTTTTACAGTTATTGGCTGACGGCCGTGCTTTGTGGCTATTACTGCACCAATATCACCACCTGTGGTCACCAAATCTTTGTTTGGTTGAAGAGGAGTCTCTCATCTCACCTGCTCCACATCATTCTTGTAGAAGGACTCGGCTCATTTGCCATAGGTTTTCCCACATATTGGTTTTGTAACACAGAGCCCCCTGGGAACAGCACCCATCAGTCTGTGGTTATCCAATCAACATCACACTTTAATGTATCTTACAGATCAATATCCTCCATCCTGGGCTGCTTCTTACCCCTCACTATCGCTCTTGTCGCCACCGCGTTCACCTCCTGGTCTCTTCTCAAGCACATGTGGAGACTGAGGCAGAATAATCGAGGGTTTACTTGGTCTAAATTCCAAGCCCAGATAAACGCTACGAGAACCATGATCCTGTTCCTTCTCGTTTCTCTTTTCTACTGTGTAACACAAATGGCTTTTACTGCCATCCAACCCAGCGCAGTGCAAGACGCAAACATAGTCATCTGGTTTGTTATCCTATCCTACCCGATATCAGAAGCCGCCATCATCATCCAGAGCAGCGTCAGGCTGAGGAGCGCCCTTCTCGAGAAGGTTTTTGGTAGGAAAAGAAGGAACGGTGAGGCTGAGACCTAA
- the LOC138801893 gene encoding taste receptor type 2 member 9-like → MWSCKCESPEDICICLRITDDPFAFLNHTTPSNMDTAELAALIITVSIELVLGMALNLYILLVYIGNLKNGVSLGPSDKVHLTKALVNVSMIVTMNTQCIMCYRWSCLLLTKEFFLGSVIIVMFLIFYNYWLTAMLCVYYCTSITTCGHHIFVWLKRSLSSYLLPILLVLGLCSFAVSIPAFWFGSLNPPRNSTGSFQVTFVQTIPYRITFTILGCILPLTIVLLSTTITSWSLINHMWRMRKNNGEFPSSKFQTQINATRTMILFLLISVIYCLTEMAFSTITISPSLVILIWFYDIFYPISEAVIIIQGSAKLRRTLLEKFINRKEKNCKEET, encoded by the coding sequence ATGTGGTCATGTAAATGTGAAAGCCCGGAGGATATTTGCATCTGTCTCCGTATAACAGATGACCCGTTCGCCTTCCTAAATCACACAACTCCCAGCAATATGGATACTGCAGAACTAGCCGCTTTGATAATTACTGTATCTATAGAATTGGTGCTGGGAATGGCCTTAAACCTGTACATCCTGCTTGTTTATATAGGAAACCTGAAGAATGGCGTCTCACTGGGTCCATCGGATAAAGTCCACCTCACCAAGGCTCTGGTCAATGTCTCTATGATTGTGACAATGAACACACAATGTATCATGTGTTATCGTTGGTCCTGTTTGTTGCTGACAAAAGAGTTTTTTCTTGGGAGCGTAATCATTGTAATGTTCctaattttttataattattgGCTGACGGCCATGCTCTGCGTCTACTACTGCACCAGTATCACCACCTGTGGTCACCACATCTTCgtttggctgaagaggagtcTCTCGTCTTACCTGCTCCCCATCCTTCTTGTGTTAGGACTTTGTTCCTTTGCTGTAAGTATTCCGGCATTCTGGTTTGGTAGCCTAAACCCCCCCAGGAACAGCACAGGGTCTTTCCAGGTTACATTTGTTCAAACTATACCATATAGAATAACCTTCACCATCCTAGGCTGCATCTTACCCCTCACTATCGTTCTTCTCTCCACCACAATCACCTCCTGGTCTCTCATCAATCACATGTGGAGAATGAGGAAGAACAATGGAGAATTTCCTTCTTCTAAATTCCAAACCCAGATTAACGCTACAAGAACCATGATCCTGTTCCTTCTCATCTCTGTTATCTACTGTCTAACAGAAATGGCTTTCAGTACCATCACAATCAGCCCGTCCTTAGTAATACTGATCTGGTTTTATGACATCTTCTACCCAATATCAGAAGCTGTCATCATCATCCAGGGTAGCGCCAAGCTAAGGAGAACCCTTCTTGAGAAGTTCATCAACAGGAAAGAAAAGAACTGTAAGGAGGAGACCTAA